The Gossypium hirsutum isolate 1008001.06 chromosome D06, Gossypium_hirsutum_v2.1, whole genome shotgun sequence genome contains the following window.
AAACAAGGATACTTCAAGAAAAAAGAAGATTCAGAGCACCATAGACATATATGCCTAGGACGAGACACAAGGCAGTCTTATAGGTGGAAAGCATCAAACGTTTATTAACCAGATGGTTCCCTTTTAAGATGAGATTGGCCTTATGCTCGAGCATATGCAATACTAGTAAGTTTTTTATAGATCAggaaaaattaataaatgtacCTCGCTACGTGATTTTTCAACCTCGGAGTCAGCCTCTTTTCCACTCAGTTTCTGCAGCCACGAAAGTCAATTATCCTCGAATGCATATACACTTTAAAGGGAACAAAAAGTGAAATGAAAGAGAATTCTGCAGCTATATCCAACCTTCTTTATGTTGGCTTTTGTTGGATAGAACTTCTTACGTTCTTCACGCCACTTTCTTATCTCTTCCTCCGTATAGGTCAAAGCAAGCGACCTTCTCATTTAAGAAAGAATTGTGGACACATCAAAGCAGAGattaaaaataaagaatgtaATTATAAGAGGAGAGAAAATACATGACAATTTATAAGAAATATTAATCATAAGTACAGGAAAATAAGGTTATGCTGTAGATGATTTCACTAAAATGTCAAATGCAATTGATTCGGTTCTATTAGCCTCCCAGTTCGGAATTATTATCAAGGAAAACATTAACTTTTTCTCAAAAGTATTTGGAAAGAACAGAAAGAAAATCCTTTAACATAGTTACAAGGCAGCTTGTAAATTAATTGAAACCTATGTTGCTTGACTCTTCATCTCTCTTGAAATACTTGTTTCTATTACATAACCTGACATAAGTTGGGAGATATGACCATCCAAagatcctccaaatacatgaaaaaactttGAAAGAAAATTGAACATACCCATCTCAAGCACATATACATAGTTGACAATCACAATCAAGTCCGAATAACATAGCTGAAAACTACCTAGGCTGTCCATACACATACATTTCCTGTACCCCAGCAAACAACTAAATACAGAGAAAGAAAACCAACACACTAAAATCTTGTGAAATTTTAAAAGTTCTGGCATTTATACCAAATCAAAACAAGTAAACCAACAGAGCATCAGCATTCCTTTTACCGTTTTCATGCATACGGTGGGATTTCATCCACAACATTTCAGGCCTTGACTTATCATCAATAGTTCAAACTTATACAAGCAAGAACTTAAGCACCTCACCGAAACGGAATCAATTAAGGGCTAAGTCGGACAACTAATGGTTTTTTAACATGATTGCTTAGAATTATTCCAGTTGTGACCACCATTAAAATATTCAAGGAATTAAGTTTCTAAAATTAATCACATAAAGCTCATTTATTTAAACTCAATGCAATACATCCCCATTTGTCAACTCACTCTAATCCCATACCACTTAACTTCTATTTAAAGTAATTCACGTAAATACTCAAGAGATACCACCATTCCATTCTCCATACCAATAAAACTCCCATGATAAAATAGTTATTGCTAGCCAAAGAACTGCTTCAAATATAAGAAAGCATAAATAGAACTGTCTATTTTCAGGCTAACCACTGTCATAAGTGTAGCAGACATCATTTGTAAAAAAGCAGTTTCAACTAAATAAATGTCTCATGTTAACACAAAATTACTCTCAACTGAACGTCTCTGTCAAAAAGCAAAAGTTTTCTTCACATCTGACAAGCAAGATTATGAAACGAGTATGAGCAAACAGAAGTTaccttctcttttctttagctgGGTTTGCAGAATTAGAATGAGGAAATTTAGCTGCCCTCTCATTATCAGGCCctgttattttttttctcaagGTGAGGAGAAactagaattttttttcaaaagaaacaaaagaatctAGTagcaaaaaacaaataaaagaataagaaggTACAAAGGAAACCAATATCTATTTTCAAGTTGTAGACACCAAAAATGCAAAGTTGTGCATGGAAAAAATTGTCTGTCTTGTTTTTTAAAGAgccaaaacaaatcaatttatTTCAAACATAAAGCTTCAGATGTCTGTACATTGGTATTCACATGTGAATTCAAATAAATCAAACAAACTATATCTTCTAATATCCCTTTCTTGGGTTTTTAGTTTCCAACAGATAGAGAAGAATTTAAGCTTCACAACAGCTTTAGCTCTACCGATCTCATACTTCAGTGATCCAAACCTATCCCAGAGTACTCTTAAGGTCTTTGCTTATTTAAGTGTAAACTTCTACACTTTTACCAACTTATCTGAAAAATAGAAAACcttccatctttttttttttgcaatgctAAATTAAATGTTTGAATAAAACATATCTTAAACATAGTGATCAACACTAACAGCAATTTCCATCGATCACTCCATACACCTTGCACATCCTATTCTATTTCCTGAAACCTGTGACTAGCTGGGACTTCCATCTTAAACCCTAATTCACTATTCCAAAGAAAGTCTTGTTTCACCCAGTCGCAGTTTATTTTCAATCAGATCACTGGAATTACTAGGAAGGGAACAAACACTATATCATATTCATTTATAATCAAGATTTTTTTCAATGAACTCCGACTTGTCCCAGTTGAATCActatataatcttttaaaaaggGGATTAAATCAGttcatttataatcaaattcCATTTGAGATATAAAGCCAGACGAAGTGACAACTGCATTAATAGTGAAAATGTCaagtaactttttatttttatgctttatgacaaaacaaagaaaaaagaaaaaaaaaagtttatttatcCACAGCCCAATGTATCCAAGAAAGACCATTTAAGTTATTTGAAATTCATTAAAAGGTTAACCTTTTTTCTTATGTCCATTAGAAGATGCAAACGCTCTCTTTCCATTATCCGCTTGATGGAACCGGGGCTGCTGGAACTTAGACTTCTGAGATCTACAAAAATTGAATTTCAGCTGTATAAAAAGCCAAAAATCGAAGTCTTTCACAAAGAGAAGCTAGAAACTGTAAGATGTTTAAGAATACCAACCCCCATTTTGAATCCCTTTTAGCATTTCTTCCAGGAAAGTTGTTCATGTTCTGACTGTTTTTACCAGGACCACCCTTCAACAATTGAAAAGACTTGCATTAATTTCAAAAGCCaaatcaaaagataaaatagACACCAAAAACATTGTGGAAAAGAAATTTTAACACCATACATCAACCATTTCCAGCTTAACaattacgaaactttcacattaAATAACATCAAAGCAGCTTGAGAAGTTCTGCTTAGGGAAAAGGTATAACATAAGCTATTAAGAACCCAAATGGAGTATCTCCAATGGTACGTATATCTTTCCAAGTTAATGCACAACAAATAATGCAAATTCTCATTTGATATCATCAACTTTTTGAATCTTCACCGTTAACTTTACAAGATGTGTTTAACCCAAACTCATACATCAAAGAAAATGGCACGGCTGCACCATTGGAACTTTGAAAGAATAGTATTGCTAAAGTTTATGCTTTTATCCACCAAAGGCAATCAGACTCTCTTAAACCACTTTCAGAGTCAACATTCACAACCAAACTACCTCCTTAGTTCTAGCACAAAGTTAAAACAGTAAGGGTGTAAAAACAGATACCATTGGCCTTCCGAAAGAAGGGTCTCCTGGTACTAGTGAAGCAGGTACAGAAGACAAATTCGATGCATTAACATCCGCTAAATTTTGCTGACTCTGATTGGCTTGCTGCTGCATCTGGTTTGGCCGCATAATCCCGAAATGCGGATTCGGAACAATGGCTTGGCCACCAGAAACAAACTGTGAGAGATCTGGGAGTTGAGAATTCAAAAGTTGGCTCACATTCTGCAATTGGTTCTGTAAAAAAAGCTGTTGTTGCTGTAGTTGTTGCCGCTGCTGCTGCCCATTTGTCAAACCCATATTATTTTGTtgaggcaaattcaaccaatttgGTTGATTTGGATTATGCAAAGAGTTATTGAATTGAGCAGGAAGTTGTGGGAACATTGCAAGATTGTTCATGTTTGGGAAAACTGGACCAATTTGAGGAAACCCCGTACTGTTATTTTGTGTAGGAAACTGCTGGTTAGCTCCATTCATGAATCCAACATTATTTAGCAATGGCATAACACTAGaattcttattaatattattaatattattgctCAACGGAGTTGGCAGCTGAGGATTAAAAATACCCATTTGAGGTTGCATCATAagcatgttcatgttgttattgCACTGGTTTGCCACCGCAGAATTTGATTGAAAACCATTctgctaaaaaaaataaaatcaaaacccaaatttcaaattcaaaaaagaaaaaagagagagagtaaGAAAGAGAGAATCAGAGAGGCTACCTGCTGGGGTCGGTGGGAAAACGAATTGAACGGAGGTCTCATTGAGTTACAATGAGAACTAAAGATGCCGTCGGGTTTGCCAATTGATGAGAGATAAATTGCTTGAGCTTTCGCGGTGGAGCGTTTTGatgtttttagggttttagattgtaaaaattgaaaacccTCTAATTCTTTGGAGGGTTTTGGTatgggtttttagggttttagattGTGAAAATCGAAAACCCAGCTGATTATTGGGCTTACAACAGGCCGTAGGGTTAGTGataattttggcataatgataagTTTAGtccttaatgtttatattttctgTCAATTCGATCTTTATTCTTTTTTAGCTATCCtttaaaaaagagtcaaattatttttttaagatgtTAATCTGACAACTCGTATAGCAGTCTATGTGTACTTAATGTTGAcataacaatatttattttatatgctacgttaacaaataatttaatataaaaataaatcaaaattataaatatttcataaatatttattagaaaaaatAACATGAAGTACAAATGGATTGtcacattaattaatttaaaattttagc
Protein-coding sequences here:
- the LOC107923434 gene encoding uncharacterized protein isoform X2 yields the protein MRPPFNSFSHRPQQNGFQSNSAVANQCNNNMNMLMMQPQMGIFNPQLPTPLSNNINNINKNSSVMPLLNNVGFMNGANQQFPTQNNSTGFPQIGPVFPNMNNLAMFPQLPAQFNNSLHNPNQPNWLNLPQQNNMGLTNGQQQRQQLQQQQLFLQNQLQNVSQLLNSQLPDLSQFVSGGQAIVPNPHFGIMRPNQMQQQANQSQQNLADVNASNLSSVPASLVPGDPSFGRPMGGPGKNSQNMNNFPGRNAKRDSKWGSQKSKFQQPRFHQADNGKRAFASSNGHKKKGPDNERAAKFPHSNSANPAKEKRRSLALTYTEEEIRKWREERKKFYPTKANIKKKLSGKEADSEVEKSRSEQLKEILAKQAELGVEVAEIPPQYLLGLEKRVNGREENRRPSTKRGRFGMRNDKRGRPDKRDCISKKPRPTTEESFDGSSFSKRSPTLLQKLLRADIRKDKSWLLQVLRFMVMNSFFKDWPEKPLKFPVVVVKDGVSEGEIVQEKTLLDAEDNIEAGNKTMTQSIVDAAGDDDIENNNAGEEGEEDDDDNKKHDTQVDPVNLYVREKVAELVRNGEGEGEIID
- the LOC107923434 gene encoding uncharacterized protein isoform X1 — encoded protein: MRPPFNSFSHRPQQQNGFQSNSAVANQCNNNMNMLMMQPQMGIFNPQLPTPLSNNINNINKNSSVMPLLNNVGFMNGANQQFPTQNNSTGFPQIGPVFPNMNNLAMFPQLPAQFNNSLHNPNQPNWLNLPQQNNMGLTNGQQQRQQLQQQQLFLQNQLQNVSQLLNSQLPDLSQFVSGGQAIVPNPHFGIMRPNQMQQQANQSQQNLADVNASNLSSVPASLVPGDPSFGRPMGGPGKNSQNMNNFPGRNAKRDSKWGSQKSKFQQPRFHQADNGKRAFASSNGHKKKGPDNERAAKFPHSNSANPAKEKRRSLALTYTEEEIRKWREERKKFYPTKANIKKKLSGKEADSEVEKSRSEQLKEILAKQAELGVEVAEIPPQYLLGLEKRVNGREENRRPSTKRGRFGMRNDKRGRPDKRDCISKKPRPTTEESFDGSSFSKRSPTLLQKLLRADIRKDKSWLLQVLRFMVMNSFFKDWPEKPLKFPVVVVKDGVSEGEIVQEKTLLDAEDNIEAGNKTMTQSIVDAAGDDDIENNNAGEEGEEDDDDNKKHDTQVDPVNLYVREKVAELVRNGEGEGEIID
- the LOC107923434 gene encoding uncharacterized protein isoform X3, which gives rise to MNNLAMFPQLPAQFNNSLHNPNQPNWLNLPQQNNMGLTNGQQQRQQLQQQQLFLQNQLQNVSQLLNSQLPDLSQFVSGGQAIVPNPHFGIMRPNQMQQQANQSQQNLADVNASNLSSVPASLVPGDPSFGRPMGGPGKNSQNMNNFPGRNAKRDSKWGSQKSKFQQPRFHQADNGKRAFASSNGHKKKGPDNERAAKFPHSNSANPAKEKRRSLALTYTEEEIRKWREERKKFYPTKANIKKKLSGKEADSEVEKSRSEQLKEILAKQAELGVEVAEIPPQYLLGLEKRVNGREENRRPSTKRGRFGMRNDKRGRPDKRDCISKKPRPTTEESFDGSSFSKRSPTLLQKLLRADIRKDKSWLLQVLRFMVMNSFFKDWPEKPLKFPVVVVKDGVSEGEIVQEKTLLDAEDNIEAGNKTMTQSIVDAAGDDDIENNNAGEEGEEDDDDNKKHDTQVDPVNLYVREKVAELVRNGEGEGEIID